The following proteins come from a genomic window of Proteiniphilum propionicum:
- a CDS encoding diaminopimelate dehydrogenase → MPNKIRAAVVGYGNIGKYVVEALECAPDFEIAGIVRRDATNIPSELRDYNVVSSIAELTDVNVAILCTPTRSVVKFAKTCLALGINTVDSFDIHSEILHLRDSLQETAKSNNAVAVVSAGWDPGSDSVVRTLLEALAPRGITYTNFGPGMSMGHTVAVKAIDGVKAAISMTIPAGTGVHRRMVYIELQEGYDFKTVAQKIKTDDYFAHDETHVFQVQDVEALKDMGHGVLMERKGVSGNTQNQLFKFDMRINNPALTAQVLVGAARASLRKQPGAYTMIEIPVVDFLPGEKEAWISKLV, encoded by the coding sequence ATGCCAAATAAGATCAGAGCTGCAGTCGTCGGTTATGGAAACATAGGGAAATATGTAGTGGAAGCACTTGAGTGCGCTCCAGATTTTGAAATAGCAGGCATCGTGCGTCGCGATGCCACTAATATACCTTCGGAACTGAGAGATTATAACGTTGTCTCTTCTATTGCGGAGCTGACTGATGTTAATGTTGCCATACTCTGTACCCCTACCCGGAGTGTGGTGAAATTCGCCAAAACATGTCTTGCGTTGGGAATTAATACAGTGGATAGTTTTGATATACATAGTGAGATATTGCATCTTCGTGATTCATTGCAGGAAACGGCAAAGAGCAACAACGCTGTTGCAGTTGTTTCGGCAGGATGGGACCCGGGGAGCGACTCCGTTGTGCGCACACTACTTGAAGCTCTTGCGCCAAGAGGTATCACATACACTAACTTTGGCCCGGGAATGAGCATGGGGCATACCGTAGCCGTGAAGGCTATTGATGGTGTAAAAGCTGCAATCTCTATGACGATACCTGCGGGGACAGGTGTACATCGCAGAATGGTATATATTGAACTGCAGGAAGGGTACGATTTCAAAACAGTTGCTCAGAAAATAAAAACAGACGATTATTTTGCTCATGATGAGACCCATGTTTTTCAGGTACAGGATGTGGAAGCACTTAAGGATATGGGCCATGGCGTATTGATGGAACGTAAAGGTGTTTCCGGAAATACACAAAACCAGCTTTTTAAGTTCGACATGCGCATTAACAATCCCGCCCTCACAGCTCAGGTACTTGTGGGGGCGGCGCGCGCCTCGCTGAGGAAACAGCCGGGAGCATATACTATGATAGAGATTCCTGTGGTTGATTTTTTACCTGGAGAAAAAGAGGCATGGATCAGTAAACTGGTTTAG
- the lgt gene encoding prolipoprotein diacylglyceryl transferase produces MDTLLSVTWNADPTLFTFLGREIRWYGLLWVIGLIVAVYIVQRIFKREDLPEKWFDSLFVYMIVGIIVGARLGHCLFYEPKYYLANPVEMLKVWEGGLASHGGVIGIIIAVWLYSRKVTKLSMLWTFDRVMVPTGFTAAMIRIGNLMNHEIYGGPTDQPWGFRFITNIYYWMRGAEPVYSDPSHPTQIYEALAYLVVFGITMYLYWNTSAKDRKGLITGVGILFIFLFRFFVEFLKNVQVDSENAMRESTGLILGQWLSIPFIIWGIWLIFRAVRRPAQAAVTPRQSDMDKHKQKYKPRKK; encoded by the coding sequence ATGGACACATTACTCTCTGTAACCTGGAATGCAGATCCCACACTTTTCACCTTTTTAGGACGAGAAATAAGGTGGTACGGCCTTTTGTGGGTAATCGGCCTTATTGTAGCCGTTTATATCGTACAAAGAATATTCAAGCGAGAAGACCTTCCCGAAAAGTGGTTCGACTCGCTGTTTGTTTACATGATAGTTGGTATAATCGTTGGAGCACGACTCGGTCACTGTCTTTTCTACGAACCGAAATACTATCTTGCCAACCCCGTTGAGATGTTAAAGGTTTGGGAAGGGGGCCTGGCAAGCCACGGCGGAGTAATAGGCATTATCATTGCCGTGTGGCTCTACTCACGGAAAGTAACAAAGCTCAGTATGTTGTGGACATTCGACAGGGTGATGGTCCCCACTGGGTTTACCGCTGCGATGATTCGCATTGGAAACCTGATGAATCACGAGATTTATGGCGGACCTACCGATCAACCTTGGGGCTTTCGCTTCATTACCAACATCTATTATTGGATGCGGGGAGCTGAACCCGTTTATTCCGATCCTTCGCATCCCACACAGATTTACGAAGCATTGGCTTATCTTGTTGTATTCGGCATTACCATGTATTTATATTGGAATACAAGTGCCAAAGACAGGAAAGGGCTCATCACGGGTGTTGGGATCCTGTTCATTTTTCTTTTCCGCTTTTTTGTGGAATTTCTCAAGAATGTACAGGTCGATTCCGAAAATGCCATGCGTGAAAGTACAGGCCTGATCCTTGGGCAATGGTTGAGTATCCCCTTTATCATATGGGGCATATGGCTTATTTTTAGAGCCGTGAGGCGCCCGGCACAAGCGGCGGTTACTCCCAGACAGTCGGATATGGATAAACACAAACAGAAATACAAACCAAGAAAGAAATAA
- a CDS encoding FprA family A-type flavoprotein, whose product MYKPLEITEDIFYVGVNDRTKHLFENLWPLPHGVSYNSYIINDDKTALIDTVDICYSDQFFRKIVSVLGDKPVDYLIVNHMEPDHSGSIVWLLTKYPGMKIVGNKRTVEMLKGYYGITANVVTVQDQEKLSLGKNTLQFHLTPMVHWPETMMTYVPERKTLFSADAFGTFGTLDGGVIDAQLCPERYWDEMIRYYSNIVGKFGSPVQTALKKLNGIGLDIICSTHGPVWTKKENISKVVGIYDKLSRYEADNGLVIAYGSMYGNTAELAEIIAEEAAVNGVRNIVMHNVSKSHLSDIIRDAFKYRGLIIGSPTYNNKLYTGVESLLSALQNRFLKNRFFGCFGSFTWADASAKQFSLFAEQMEFEIVADPVVMKQAMLAEVEEKARGLGRAMALKLMSGADVTPNISTVCH is encoded by the coding sequence ATGTACAAACCGCTCGAAATAACGGAAGATATTTTTTATGTAGGTGTAAACGACCGTACCAAGCATCTTTTTGAAAACCTGTGGCCACTGCCTCACGGCGTGTCTTACAACTCTTATATTATTAACGATGATAAAACTGCTCTGATCGATACCGTAGATATCTGCTACTCCGATCAGTTCTTTCGTAAGATAGTATCGGTATTGGGAGATAAACCTGTCGACTATCTTATTGTAAACCATATGGAGCCCGACCATTCAGGATCTATTGTATGGCTTTTAACAAAATATCCCGGCATGAAGATCGTGGGAAACAAACGAACAGTAGAGATGCTCAAAGGATATTATGGAATCACCGCCAATGTTGTTACTGTGCAGGATCAGGAGAAGCTTAGCCTGGGAAAGAACACCCTACAGTTTCATCTTACACCCATGGTACACTGGCCTGAGACAATGATGACCTATGTGCCGGAAAGGAAAACATTATTCAGCGCCGATGCCTTTGGTACATTTGGTACTCTCGATGGTGGCGTGATCGATGCACAGCTTTGTCCGGAAAGATACTGGGATGAAATGATCCGTTACTATTCCAATATAGTGGGTAAATTTGGTTCTCCTGTACAGACTGCTCTGAAAAAACTAAATGGAATAGGTCTTGATATTATCTGTTCCACACACGGTCCCGTATGGACCAAAAAAGAGAACATCTCGAAGGTTGTTGGCATCTATGATAAACTGAGCAGGTATGAAGCCGATAACGGGCTTGTGATTGCTTACGGCAGCATGTACGGAAACACCGCAGAGCTTGCCGAGATTATCGCGGAAGAGGCGGCTGTGAACGGCGTAAGAAATATTGTTATGCACAATGTGTCGAAAAGCCACCTGTCCGATATTATACGCGATGCGTTTAAATACAGGGGACTTATTATCGGATCGCCCACCTATAACAATAAACTCTATACAGGCGTGGAGAGCCTTCTCTCAGCACTGCAGAACAGGTTTCTGAAAAACCGTTTCTTCGGTTGCTTTGGCAGCTTCACATGGGCTGATGCATCTGCTAAACAGTTTTCTTTATTTGCTGAACAGATGGAATTTGAAATTGTCGCTGATCCTGTGGTTATGAAGCAGGCGATGCTGGCAGAGGTGGAGGAAAAAGCCCGTGGCCTGGGACGTGCCATGGCCCTGAAACTGATGTCCGGAGCAGATGTAACACCAAATATATCTACTGTTTGTCACTAA
- the nagB gene encoding glucosamine-6-phosphate deaminase — MRLIIQPDAGQMAQWTANYIAAKINKAKPTEKNPFKLGLPTGSSPLETYKSLIKLYEAGVVSFENVITFNMDEYIGLAADHPQSYHTFMWNNFFSHIDIRKENVHILNGMAEDPEAECAAYEKTIADVGGIDLFLGGIGPDGHIAFNEPGSSLSSRTRIKTLTTDTVIANSRFFDNDVNKVPKTALTVGVGTVLDAREVLILVNGHHKARALYHAVEGPITQMWTISALQLHQKGIIVCDYDACAELKVGTYKYFLDIEHDNLNPDSLL; from the coding sequence ATGAGACTTATTATTCAACCCGATGCCGGTCAAATGGCTCAATGGACAGCAAACTACATTGCTGCAAAGATCAATAAGGCAAAGCCTACTGAAAAGAATCCTTTTAAACTGGGGTTGCCCACCGGTTCATCACCATTAGAAACCTACAAATCGTTGATCAAACTTTATGAGGCAGGTGTAGTGTCGTTTGAGAACGTCATTACGTTCAACATGGATGAATATATCGGCTTGGCGGCTGATCATCCGCAAAGTTACCATACGTTTATGTGGAACAATTTTTTCAGCCATATTGATATCAGAAAAGAAAATGTGCATATCCTCAATGGTATGGCAGAAGATCCGGAAGCCGAATGTGCAGCATACGAAAAGACTATTGCCGATGTTGGAGGAATTGATCTTTTTCTTGGAGGAATAGGGCCTGACGGCCACATAGCTTTTAACGAGCCGGGCTCCTCGCTCAGTTCTAGAACAAGAATAAAAACGCTTACCACCGATACGGTGATCGCCAACTCCCGCTTTTTTGATAATGATGTAAACAAGGTGCCTAAAACGGCTTTGACAGTCGGTGTGGGAACTGTATTGGATGCCAGGGAGGTGCTCATACTGGTCAATGGCCATCATAAAGCCAGGGCATTGTATCACGCTGTGGAAGGCCCTATCACCCAGATGTGGACAATAAGTGCTCTGCAGTTGCATCAGAAGGGAATTATTGTTTGCGATTATGATGCCTGCGCTGAGCTGAAAGTAGGTACCTATAAATATTTTCTTGATATAGAGCACGACAACTTGAATCCCGATTCACTGTTATAA
- a CDS encoding UvrD-helicase domain-containing protein yields the protein MQGHVSSDRPSVHVIKASAGSGKTHRLTGEYLRLLYSGTNNYRHILAVTFTNKATDEMKSRIVEELHRLASGKKSTYLKELMSDFSMSEISVRKQAKVILETILHDYSAFSISTIDHFFQQTMRAFTREIGLGGGYNIEVNETSLLMEAVDLMLSELDKPENKALADWLLRFMQNRIEEGRSWKIGQQVLELARQLFNETYKSLSDREMETICDKGQLEVYKQMLVRIVKSYENELRSIGIKALSVMEQYGLGYDDFKHKRNSGFMLFVKLANGIVEKPSKRLIALADNIDLWFSNSEKEADIRSAYDSGLNECVKDIIYLSENDREYQTAKHLLRNFYTLGILNDIKTRLNKHQQETNTLFLSDTTELLNNIIAGTDSPFIYEKTGTRINHYMIDEFQDTSVMQWQNFKPLIGESLASGNFNLIVGDVKQSIYRFRNSDWRLLEEQVDDDFHPENIQKHILDTNWRSDACLVQFNNAFFSKSPLILQSDFNMSVETEQDNNPGPSGDLMITHAYADAFQHIPPQKPEGEGQAKITFLKDDKETDWKAEALERLPHEIESLQDQGFALKDIAVVVRRNHEAVQVAETLLTYREQHPESPYRYDIISNEALIIGNAQSIKAVIALMRYLRNTKDKGCLMMAVYEYFRFSMNCTPGEAIRKFSEEASGDFPDELKIHINRLASLPLYNMVERFFSLNNGSLNMKENAYIQAFLDITLKFCTNSPADLNNFLDWWDEEGYKKALFSPEGQDAIRLITIHKSKGLGFGAVIMPFVNWDVDHNQHHTNIIWCKPNVAPFNKLGVAPLQYSKGLSGTIFRDDYLEERRMSYIDNLNLLYVAFTRAKHRLIVFAPIPKKPGTISNVADLLWRTITDKSIPHNSEKGEILLDDYFTEDENESSFVLGQADVIIKEDEEKAVMTYTTGEWRSVPFDNRLKMRLNSTGFFSGDGSRDYGKLMHDVISNVKTFSDIPIAVEKKISEGELNERDRESAIREMTEFLSLPDIADWYSGSYTVLNEVQVLHPRIGFRRPDRVMLGNGEVIVADYKFGELESPQYIRQVRQYVKTIKEMGYSNVKGYIFYVKLGKIEQV from the coding sequence ATGCAGGGTCACGTATCATCTGACCGGCCCTCGGTACATGTAATCAAAGCATCAGCAGGATCGGGGAAAACGCACCGCCTGACAGGTGAATACCTCCGTCTGCTCTACTCCGGGACAAACAACTACAGGCATATTCTGGCGGTTACCTTTACTAATAAGGCGACTGATGAGATGAAATCACGAATCGTTGAAGAACTGCACCGGCTGGCATCGGGGAAAAAATCTACCTACCTGAAAGAGCTGATGAGTGATTTTTCGATGAGTGAAATTAGTGTTCGAAAACAGGCAAAGGTTATTTTAGAAACAATTCTCCACGACTACTCAGCTTTCTCAATCAGTACTATCGACCATTTTTTTCAGCAGACCATGCGTGCTTTCACGCGTGAGATTGGACTGGGTGGCGGATACAATATAGAGGTGAATGAAACGTCACTCCTTATGGAGGCTGTAGACCTGATGCTCTCGGAACTGGATAAACCGGAAAACAAAGCTCTTGCCGACTGGTTGTTGCGGTTTATGCAAAACCGCATTGAAGAGGGAAGAAGCTGGAAAATAGGCCAACAGGTGCTGGAGCTGGCAAGACAACTGTTTAATGAGACTTATAAATCGCTCTCCGACAGAGAGATGGAGACAATCTGTGACAAAGGTCAACTCGAAGTGTACAAACAAATGCTTGTCCGTATTGTAAAAAGCTACGAGAACGAGTTGAGATCGATTGGCATAAAAGCGCTCTCTGTCATGGAGCAATACGGCCTGGGATACGATGACTTCAAACATAAAAGAAATTCCGGCTTCATGCTGTTTGTGAAGCTGGCTAACGGAATTGTGGAGAAACCTTCAAAACGGCTAATAGCACTTGCAGACAACATCGACCTTTGGTTTAGCAACAGTGAAAAAGAGGCCGACATAAGATCGGCCTACGATTCCGGATTGAATGAGTGTGTGAAAGATATAATATATCTGTCTGAAAACGACCGTGAATACCAGACGGCAAAACACCTTCTGCGTAATTTCTATACCCTTGGTATACTTAATGATATCAAAACACGGCTGAATAAGCATCAACAGGAGACTAACACGCTGTTCCTTTCAGACACTACTGAATTGCTGAACAATATCATTGCCGGAACTGATTCGCCATTTATCTATGAAAAAACCGGTACGCGGATCAACCATTATATGATAGACGAGTTTCAGGACACATCTGTTATGCAGTGGCAGAATTTTAAGCCGCTTATTGGCGAGAGCCTTGCATCGGGTAATTTTAATCTTATAGTGGGCGATGTGAAACAGAGCATCTACAGGTTTCGCAATTCAGACTGGCGGCTGTTAGAGGAACAGGTAGACGATGATTTTCATCCGGAGAATATCCAGAAACATATATTGGATACCAACTGGCGCAGCGATGCTTGCCTGGTACAGTTCAACAACGCTTTTTTCTCTAAATCACCATTAATTCTTCAGAGTGATTTTAACATGTCGGTGGAAACGGAACAGGATAATAACCCGGGCCCATCAGGCGATTTGATGATTACTCATGCATATGCCGATGCATTTCAACATATTCCTCCACAAAAACCTGAGGGCGAAGGACAGGCGAAGATCACCTTCCTGAAAGATGATAAGGAAACTGACTGGAAAGCTGAAGCACTGGAACGGTTGCCGCACGAGATTGAGTCGTTGCAGGATCAGGGCTTCGCACTTAAGGATATCGCCGTTGTGGTACGGCGGAATCATGAAGCTGTACAGGTAGCTGAAACATTGCTCACTTACAGGGAACAGCACCCTGAATCACCATACCGGTACGATATCATATCAAACGAAGCGCTGATAATAGGTAACGCACAAAGTATCAAAGCGGTCATCGCGCTGATGCGCTACTTAAGAAACACGAAAGATAAAGGCTGTCTTATGATGGCGGTGTATGAATATTTCCGGTTCAGCATGAACTGCACCCCAGGCGAAGCGATACGTAAATTTAGTGAAGAGGCTTCCGGAGATTTTCCCGATGAGCTGAAAATTCATATCAACAGGCTGGCTTCTCTTCCTTTGTATAACATGGTTGAACGTTTTTTCTCGCTTAATAACGGCTCGCTCAACATGAAAGAAAATGCTTACATACAGGCATTTTTGGATATTACCCTCAAATTCTGTACCAACAGCCCTGCAGACTTGAATAATTTTCTCGATTGGTGGGATGAAGAAGGTTACAAAAAAGCTCTTTTTTCACCCGAGGGACAGGATGCAATCCGCTTGATCACAATACATAAATCAAAGGGATTGGGATTTGGAGCAGTCATAATGCCGTTTGTAAACTGGGATGTGGATCACAATCAACATCACACCAATATCATATGGTGTAAACCCAATGTGGCACCGTTCAATAAGCTTGGAGTAGCACCTCTCCAATACAGTAAAGGGCTCTCGGGGACCATTTTCAGAGATGACTATCTGGAAGAAAGACGTATGTCATATATCGACAATCTGAACCTGCTCTACGTCGCATTTACCCGTGCAAAACATCGCCTGATAGTTTTTGCGCCCATCCCCAAAAAACCAGGAACCATATCCAATGTTGCCGATCTGCTTTGGCGAACCATAACTGATAAATCTATTCCACATAATTCTGAAAAAGGAGAGATATTACTTGATGATTACTTTACTGAAGATGAGAACGAATCGTCTTTCGTGTTAGGACAAGCTGACGTTATAATAAAAGAAGATGAAGAGAAAGCGGTTATGACATATACTACAGGCGAATGGCGGTCTGTGCCTTTCGACAACCGCCTAAAGATGCGCCTCAACTCTACAGGGTTCTTCTCCGGCGATGGTAGCCGCGATTACGGCAAGCTGATGCACGATGTTATAAGCAATGTAAAAACATTTTCCGATATTCCAATTGCAGTAGAAAAAAAGATCTCGGAAGGAGAGCTAAATGAACGTGACAGGGAAAGCGCTATACGCGAAATGACAGAATTCTTGTCACTTCCAGATATTGCAGATTGGTACAGCGGCAGTTACACCGTGCTCAATGAGGTACAGGTACTGCATCCTCGCATCGGATTCAGGCGCCCCGACAGGGTAATGCTGGGCAACGGCGAGGTGATTGTAGCCGACTATAAATTCGGCGAACTTGAAAGCCCGCAATACATCCGTCAGGTAAGGCAATACGTTAAAACCATAAAAGAAATGGGGTACAGTAATGTAAAGGGATATATCTTCTATGTTAAACTGGGCAAAATTGAACAGGTTTAG
- a CDS encoding translation initiation factor yields the protein MNDWKKRLDIVYSTNPDYHYMKEGQEYEETLPKEKQMLRVSLDKRNRKGKAVTLITGFTGTEEDLQELGKMLKIKCGVGGSAKEGEIIIQGDHREKVLGILQKEGYAGSRII from the coding sequence ATGAATGACTGGAAAAAGAGACTTGACATTGTCTATTCTACCAACCCCGATTACCACTACATGAAGGAGGGACAGGAGTATGAAGAGACACTGCCAAAGGAAAAACAGATGCTGCGTGTCAGCCTCGATAAGCGTAACCGCAAAGGAAAGGCTGTAACGCTTATAACCGGATTCACCGGAACTGAAGAGGACCTGCAGGAGCTTGGGAAGATGCTGAAGATAAAATGCGGGGTAGGCGGTTCAGCCAAGGAGGGAGAGATCATTATCCAGGGCGATCATCGCGAGAAGGTACTGGGAATTTTGCAAAAAGAGGGATATGCAGGGTCACGTATCATCTGA
- a CDS encoding Na/Pi cotransporter family protein, with protein MDYSLFDFLRLVGALALFLYGMKIMSEGLQKLAGNKLRNVLSAMTKNRLMGVLTGMLITALIQSSSATTVMVVSFVNAGLLSLIQSIGVIMGANIGTTVTAWMISFFGFGKFSISALSIPLMGIALPLIFSSKSKNKSLGEFIFGFAFLFMGLDFLKDSMPDLQNDPEVLSFVQNFTDMGIVSTLFFLLVGSILTIVVQSSSATVALTLIMAVKGWIDFPSAAAMIMGENIGTTITANLAAIPANISAKRAAFAHFMFNVLGVIWMLFIFKFFVNMVDSIVANFSSVHPSELPSFIASLTPEQYAQVTNLPKSELSPELASLHDKYLSFQAATSYGLSLFHTMFNICNVSIMIWFVKLYEKICLTLIKPKSGEEEDEEFILKYISTGMSSTAELSIIQAEKEVEVYAYRARKMFGFVKKMTNMSHNDKKFLKLYNRTEKYENICDQMEVEIGLYLNKVSEGRLSNQSREHVRSILRAVTEIESIADSSCNIARHLKRKMEADVVFEDIIIDNINSMYNLLDKAHENMQAMLKNKKISESDLLNSKQMEKIINEKRNNLKRENLDNVNQNIYSYQNGVFYMDIVSECERMGDYIINVIESIEVKHS; from the coding sequence ATGGACTACAGTTTATTCGATTTTTTAAGGCTTGTAGGGGCATTGGCCCTGTTTCTGTATGGGATGAAGATCATGAGCGAAGGTCTGCAAAAGCTTGCAGGCAATAAGCTCAGAAATGTTTTGTCCGCGATGACGAAAAACCGTCTGATGGGGGTCCTTACCGGGATGCTTATCACAGCGCTCATCCAATCCTCATCTGCTACAACTGTTATGGTTGTGAGTTTTGTTAATGCAGGCTTGCTGAGCCTGATTCAATCCATTGGCGTGATAATGGGAGCCAACATAGGAACCACAGTCACAGCATGGATGATATCATTTTTCGGTTTCGGGAAGTTCTCAATAAGTGCTTTGTCTATTCCGTTAATGGGTATTGCACTTCCTCTCATTTTTTCTTCAAAGAGCAAGAACAAATCTCTGGGCGAATTCATTTTTGGATTTGCCTTTCTTTTTATGGGACTGGATTTTTTGAAAGATTCCATGCCCGACCTCCAAAACGATCCTGAAGTTTTGTCGTTTGTGCAAAATTTCACAGACATGGGGATCGTCTCTACTCTATTTTTCCTGCTGGTTGGAAGTATACTAACCATCGTTGTTCAATCTTCCAGTGCTACAGTAGCACTTACCCTGATTATGGCGGTAAAAGGATGGATAGATTTCCCAAGTGCTGCAGCAATGATTATGGGGGAAAATATTGGGACCACTATTACTGCCAACCTTGCAGCCATTCCGGCAAACATCTCCGCTAAAAGAGCTGCTTTTGCACATTTCATGTTCAATGTGCTGGGGGTTATCTGGATGCTGTTCATATTCAAGTTTTTTGTGAATATGGTAGATAGTATTGTTGCTAACTTTTCATCTGTCCACCCATCTGAATTGCCATCATTTATCGCCTCGCTAACACCGGAACAATACGCACAGGTAACTAACCTCCCAAAATCGGAACTTTCACCTGAACTTGCATCACTCCACGACAAATATCTCAGCTTCCAGGCTGCTACATCATATGGATTATCGCTGTTTCACACGATGTTCAATATTTGTAATGTTTCAATCATGATCTGGTTTGTAAAATTGTATGAAAAAATTTGTCTCACCCTTATAAAGCCGAAGAGCGGAGAGGAGGAAGATGAGGAGTTCATACTGAAATATATATCTACTGGCATGTCCTCTACAGCCGAACTTTCAATTATTCAGGCTGAAAAAGAGGTAGAGGTTTATGCTTACCGTGCAAGAAAGATGTTTGGTTTTGTGAAAAAAATGACCAATATGAGTCATAATGACAAAAAGTTCCTTAAACTTTACAACCGCACGGAGAAGTATGAAAATATTTGTGACCAGATGGAGGTTGAGATAGGCTTGTATCTGAACAAAGTTTCAGAAGGAAGGCTGAGTAATCAAAGCAGGGAGCATGTACGTTCAATACTCCGCGCTGTGACTGAGATAGAAAGTATAGCCGACTCCAGTTGTAATATTGCCAGGCACTTAAAACGGAAAATGGAAGCAGACGTTGTTTTTGAAGATATCATTATTGATAATATCAATTCAATGTACAACTTGCTTGACAAGGCTCACGAAAATATGCAGGCAATGCTGAAGAATAAAAAAATATCTGAATCAGATCTGTTAAACAGCAAGCAGATGGAGAAAATTATAAATGAAAAACGGAACAATCTTAAACGTGAGAATCTGGACAATGTAAACCAAAATATTTATTCCTATCAGAATGGTGTCTTCTATATGGATATAGTCTCGGAATGTGAGCGTATGGGCGATTATATAATAAACGTGATTGAGTCGATAGAGGTGAAACATAGTTAA